TTACACTGTCATTTTCTTGCTGGCTGAAGAAAGAGTCACACGTGAAACAGTGAAGATAGAACAGTATGACCTACAGATGGTTGTTTGCCGCCATGGGCAGCATATTGGAACAGCATATCCAGTACTCCTCAGCACCAGTAATGAAGACTAGTAGTTAGAGTCATCAGGCAACATTGCATTcttttttgagggggggggacaggacCAGATGGCAGAGTAAATTGATGTGTTATACAAGTAATTTTGAGTAAAAATTGATGACTCACTTTTGGTCTGCAATGAGGTGTTTAGCTAATAGTGTGCCATGGCTCAGTGTCTGACAAACCTTGAAACATCCTGCTGCTCATATTAAAGACCGGATCAAACATACATCAGCCTTCCTTCGTGGATAACATTGTACTTTTCAGCAGATAATGGAATTGAGGAAAAGGCTATATTAAAATTGATACACATATTTCTCTTATTTGTTAGCTACTGCATATCTGAAAGAGCAATAACCCCATCTTGCTTACATTTTGCCTTCCAGACAGGAATTTTGATTTGGCacctgcagaaacacagcacattttttttctcctcacctcATTTCATAAGAGGttaatttcaaatgcatttttacaatTGCAGTGCCCTGGACACACAGGAAACACATTCAGATATGAAAATGGTCATCAGATCAATAGCAGGTTGCATCGGCTCTGCCCCGGTTTGCTAGAAGCCACAGTTGGCTTTATCTCACCTAAATTTAAAAGTCCGTGGTACAGGCACCTGTGTTCCCATTACAGGCAGTGATGCCTGAAGTCACTTATCTGCTCGTGTAATCTGCATTAGGGTTAGATGAATGACCCTGTGTAATCAGCTGACTAGATCCCCAGTGACAATAAGATGATGTCACTAGGGACAGTGCTCCTAGTTCTGGACCAGGTCACTGGTCCTTCTGCTGATGTGGTCATGTCTGCCCCGTTCTTCCAAAATGTGTTCCATACTCCAATGAAAGGAAGGTAACGCTTTTCCTTCTCATACCAATGCAGGAACAGGCAGATGCTGAGACCCTCTTAGAGTGTGACAGGTAGTGGTTAGATACTCACATGCCACAAGAATTTCTCCAACAAAGCAAGGATCTCTACTCACACTGGTAAAAGAACTGCTTTTGCCTATTGGTTTCCCTGACGAGGACCAGAAAAGATGGCCTGTCACTGTGGAACATAAAACAGTAGAAAAGATCTTTGAAATTAAGTACCtttggaaagcaagaaaaactttACACTGAGCCAAGCAGGGATTGAAAACgtcttctgtttcttaaagCAATTTTCATATGCTCGCAGTCTCTCCCAAAACAACACCAGCCATAAGAATCTTTATCTCCTGGGGAATTTGGTCCTAAGCTCCTCTAAACCGTGTCCTATAGCACTAGCTGACATTTATTCACATACTTAGAAATGTTACAGAGGGCAAGCCAAGGGTTCCTATAGCTGTTGAAACTACACGAGAGGCTTTACAGACCTCATACAATTGAGGGAAGAGCCACAGAGGAGCAACTGATGGGCGCCGATGAACAAGTTCACCCTTCCCCGCAGCATCAAGGGTGACTGAAGGACAACAAGAGAGTCCAAACTCAGGTTCTACTGTATATTTGAAGCACGTGGGATCTGAGGCAGATATCAGAAATGGTACAAAATCGCTGAGCAGTCACACAGAATACCTGCTCCACAGGCTAGAAACCAATGCTGTGGAAGGTGACAGGCGCTCAGTTTCCCTCGGGTTGGGGAACTTCCCAGCAGCCAAGGGCCCACAGGTCACATTAGGGCTCTCCAGAGTCCTTCTTCATCTTCACATATGTGGCAGGGCAGAACTGAGAATACAGCTGAGCCAGCAAAGCCTGGGATGTGATCTCTAGCCTTGTCCCGTGGCTCAGTTTGTTCCATACGTGCACCGCATAGGTGTTCTTAAGGAGACTGTGAAGCTCCGAGGAGCTGATGGTATCAAATAACTTCTTCCAGTCCTCCCACTGAATAGGATAAAAGGCTTCTTGGGAAAGAGCATGCACTCCTTTGCAGTTCATGTTGTTCTGGATATTACTGATGGAGCACCACTTCTTGAAGACACGTGTTAAGAGTCCTGGGCCCTGATGCGCCCAGATCCAGCCGTTGTAGTTATCCACAAAGTCCTGCATGCAAAGCGCCATGAACTCATGCTTAGGTGTAAAGGACAGAAAGGCCCCATTCAGTACATCCTGAGACTGCATACCAAGTGCATTGGTGAGGTTCTTTAAGTTCTTAAGTACAATGAAGTCTGTGTCCAGGTAGATGCCACCAAACTTCCACATGATGGTAATTCTGCAGGCGTCAGAAAGGACGGGTAAGAAATAAGGTTCCTTCTGGTGCTCAGGCTGCAAGTACCATTTTGCCAGAGGTGTCCCTGAGAAAAGCTCCGTCAAGTCCAGGGGCCGGATTTCCACGTTGGGGAAGCAGCTCAGCAACGAGAAGCCCCAGTGGTTGGGTAACGAGGCATTACTGTTTGCCAAACCTTTCATGAGCACCACGACCCTTGTCCCAGGGTGCATCCTGGCTGCTGACTCCACAGAGCATGTGAACAGGTAACTTGGGTCAGTTCGCTCTGAGGTCTCCACAAAAAACACGTCCCCTGGTGGAGGAGGGGACCCACCgacggtgggatggggaaggtaAGGCAAAAATTGATCACACCTGTTTTGTGTAGGCAAGCTGTAGAACTGGCCCTCAGCATCCTCCTCACTTCTCCAGTAGAACATGACAGAGGTCAAGAACACAAATGAAATGGCGAGGATAAACAGAGCCCCGAGCCTGTGGCTCAGCAGCCCTGTGGTCAGTTTTGGCAGGCAGTTGGACATCCTGGGCAGTCTTGCTCCTGTTGGAGCCTCCTCTCCCAAGACAACTGTTGTGATCtgaaggggaggaaagaaagaaaagacactgACAGGCAAGGCAGCAGACCATGAGCCTTAGGACAgtgccacagcagagcagaactCTCCTTCCTTCACCTCAGGGCAGCACACTTAAATTATGCCTTTTGgtcatttctgaaacaatctCCTGGCTTCTCTGTATTGT
This sequence is a window from Balearica regulorum gibbericeps isolate bBalReg1 chromosome 1, bBalReg1.pri, whole genome shotgun sequence. Protein-coding genes within it:
- the LOC104631509 gene encoding lactosylceramide 4-alpha-galactosyltransferase, whose amino-acid sequence is MSNCLPKLTTGLLSHRLGALFILAISFVFLTSVMFYWRSEEDAEGQFYSLPTQNRCDQFLPYLPHPTVGGSPPPPGDVFFVETSERTDPSYLFTCSVESAARMHPGTRVVVLMKGLANSNASLPNHWGFSLLSCFPNVEIRPLDLTELFSGTPLAKWYLQPEHQKEPYFLPVLSDACRITIMWKFGGIYLDTDFIVLKNLKNLTNALGMQSQDVLNGAFLSFTPKHEFMALCMQDFVDNYNGWIWAHQGPGLLTRVFKKWCSISNIQNNMNCKGVHALSQEAFYPIQWEDWKKLFDTISSSELHSLLKNTYAVHVWNKLSHGTRLEITSQALLAQLYSQFCPATYVKMKKDSGEP